The Scleropages formosus chromosome 11, fSclFor1.1, whole genome shotgun sequence genome window below encodes:
- the onecut1 gene encoding hepatocyte nuclear factor 6 has product MNAQLSMESIGDLHAVSHEQVPAAAADLMSSDSPHHRSAATHRSGHLSAHARSVGMASILDSGDYHHHHRPPDHHGLAGHLHPAMTMACEAPPGMSMSSTYTTLTPLQPLPPISTVSDKFSHHHHHHHHHHPHQRIPGNVSGSFTLMRDDRGLASVNNLYSPYHKDVTGMGQSLSPLSGSGLGGIHNSQQGLPPYAHPGANMPTEKMLTPNGFEAHHPAMLGRHGDQHMTPSSAGMVQINGIHHHAPHGHLNPHSHVQGTGSSRDQNPSSLAGSQISSTGSAGQMEEVNTKEVAQRITTELKRYSIPQAIFAQRVLCRSQGTLSDLLRNPKPWSKLKSGRETFRRMWKWLQEPEFQRMSALRLAACKRKEQEHGKGERGSISKKPRLVFTDVQRRTLHAIFKENKRPSKELQITISQQLGLELTTVSNFFMNARRRSLDKWLDDGSSSSANSSSSSSTCTKA; this is encoded by the exons ATGAATGCCCAGCTGTCGATGGAGAGTATTGGCGATCTGCACGCGGTGAGCCACGAGCAGGtgcccgccgccgccgctgacCTGATGAGCAGCGACAGTCCTCATCACAGGAGCGCGGCGACCCATCGCAGCGGCCACTTGTCCGCCCACGCGCGCTCCGTGGGCATGGCGTCCATCCTGGACAGCGGCGACTATCATCACCACCATCGGCCCCCGGACCATCACGGGCTCGCCGGGCACCTGCACCCGGCCATGACCATGGCGTGCGAGGCTCCCCCCGGCATGAGCATGAGCAGCACGTACACCACGTTGACCCCCCTGCAGCCGCTACCTCCCATCTCTACGGTCTCGGACAAGTTCtctcatcatcaccaccaccaccatcatcaccatcctCACCAGAGGATCCCTGGCAACGTGAGCGGCAGCTTCACCCTGATGAGGGACGACAGGGGTCTGGCGTCCGTGAACAATCTGTACAGCCCCTACCACAAGGATGTCACCGGGATGGGACAGAGCCTGTCGCCCTTGTCGGGATCGGGGCTGGGTGGCATCCACAACTCCCAGCAAGGGCTTCCGCCTTATGCACACCCGGGTGCAAATATGCCCACGGAAAAAATGCTAACACCCAACGGTTTCGAAGCCCATCACCCTGCCATGCTGGGGAGGCACGGAGATCAGCACATGACCCCTTCTTCGGCGGGCATGGTGCAGATCAACGGGATTCACCACCACGCACCTCACGGTCACCTGAACCCCCACAGCCACGTTCAGGGAACGGGCTCCAGCAGGGACCAGAATCCCTCGTCTTTAGCTGGATCTCAAATCAGCAGCACAGGCAGCGCGGGTCAGATGGAAGAGGTCAACACCAAAGAAGTGGCGCAGAGGATCACCACCGAGCTCAAGAGGTACAGCATCCCGCAGGCCATCTTTGCCCAAAGGGTGCTGTGCCGATCGCAGGGGACCCTGTCCGACCTGTTGAGGAACCCCAAACCCTGGAGCAAGCTCAAGTCCGGCCGAGAGACCTTCAGGAGGATGTGGAAATGGCTGCAGGAGCCCGAGTTCCAGAGGATGTCGGCGCTGAGGCTCGCAG CTTGCAAGAGAAAGGAACAGGAGCACGGAaagggggagagggggagcATCTCCAAGAAGCCACGACTCGTCTTCACGGACGTCCAGCGGCGGACTTTACATGCAATATTCAAAGAGAACAAGCGCCCGTCCAAAGAGTTGCAGATCACCATCTCTCAGCAGCTGGGCCTGGAGCTCACAACCGTGAGCAACTTCTTCATGAACGCACGCCGGCGGAGCCTGGACAAGTGGCTTGACGACGGGAGCTCCAGCTCAGCCAACTCATCTTCTTCATCTAGCACTTGTACCAAAGCATGA